Proteins from one Cicer arietinum cultivar CDC Frontier isolate Library 1 chromosome 3, Cicar.CDCFrontier_v2.0, whole genome shotgun sequence genomic window:
- the LOC101508840 gene encoding glutathione S-transferase L3, which produces MAAAGVKQLRPPPLTSNSDPPPIFDGDTRLYISYVCPFAQRAWITRNYKGLEDKIKLVPIDLLNRPAWYKEKLYPENKVPSLEHNGKVLGESLDLINYIDANFEGPSLVTSDPAKKEFGDQLISHVDTFTKDLYSSLKGDPIKDASPAFDYLENALSKFDDGPFFLGQFSWVDIAYIPFVERFHIVFSEVFKHDITEGRPKLAAWIEELNKIDAYTQTRGDPNEIVDIFKKRFLAQQ; this is translated from the exons ATGGCAGCTGC CGGCGTCAAACAACTTCGCCCTCCTCCGTTAACTTCCAACTCCGATCCACCTCCTATTTTTGACGGAGACACCAG GTTATACATCAGTTATGTTTGTCCCTTCGCACAACGTGCATGGATCACTAGAAACTATAAG GGACTAGAGGACAAGATCAAATTGGTTCCTATTGACCTTCTGAACAGGCCTGCTTGGTATAAGGAGAAACTCTACCCAGAAAACAAG GTGCCATCGTTGGAGCACAATGGGAAGGTCTTGGGAGAAAGTCTGGATTTGATCAATTACATAGATGCCAACTTTGAAGGGCCCTCTCTAGTTACCAGT GATCCTGCCAAGAAAGAGTTTGGTGATCAGTTGATTTCTCATGTTGATACATTCACCAAAGACCTGTACTCCTCATTGAAAGGAGATCCTATAAAAGATGCTA GTCCTGCCTTTGATTACTTGGAGAATGCTCTTAGTAAATTTGATGATGGACCATTCTTTCTAGGACAATTCAGTTGG GTGGATATTGCCTATATTCCATTTGTTGAAAGATTCCATATAGTCTTTTCTGAGGTCTTCAAGCATGATATAACAGAAGGAAGGCCTAAACTAGCAGCATGGATTGAG GAGCTTAACAAGATTGATGCTTATACACAAACAAGGGGGGATCCAAATGAAATTGTTGATATTTTCAAGAAACGTTTTCTG GCTCAACAGTGA